The genomic interval GAACGCTGAAGAATCGCTCACACTGTTTACAGACCTGATTCTGAATAAAACGCCAAAGATTGAACGGAATGTACCTTTATTCTATAACCTGGGCGATTCCCTGGCACCAAGCAAAGTGATGTTTCCCAGAATTATGGCCTTATACAAGTATCCGGCTTTTACCTCCTCCTTGTACCGCTTTGCCAATTCTCTCTGTGACAGCAGCCTCATTAAGCCACAAAACATACTTTCTTTCCGTGAGCCAATGGTAGCAGATGGAAAAACCAGATTTTCTAAACATATGCAGGCCAGTAATGAGGAAGATTCCTATTACAGCGATGCTTATACCTTGGAGATGCTTGCGAGGTTATTAGGGAACTTTCCGGAAGATCCAGCCAGCCAGCAATTACTTACCCAAATGACAACAAGCCCATATGATGACCTGGCCCTGGAAGCGGCAATGGCGCTATTGAAACAGAATAAACCTGTTAGTAAGAAACGTCTGGCAGAAATTGCAGCAAATAAATCCCTTTGTCTGTCACTCTATGATAGGTTAGCTTCTCTCAAGCGGCTGGATTTATTTCCTTCCAAATATCTCAATCAGGAGTATTTTGCCCAGAATAGCCTGATCTCTTACTTAGTATATGAGGATGAAGGAGGTGAACCGGATAAAGTGGTATTGCTGGAATCCAGAGAAACTGAGATTGATGGTACAAAAGGCCGCTTGTATATCTACAAATTTAGGTATAAACCAGAGCCGGATGAAAAAGAGAGCTGGTATATAGGTATGAGTGGTTTGCAGCCACTAAATAAAAAACAGGTTTCTACCAGTGGCAACTATACTTATACCAGGTGGGAGTTGTTAGAAGAAAAATCTATTAACGAACATGTGGAGGCCATACTAGGCTCATTCGAATAAATACAATTGTAAATAAATGATATCCCAGAAGAGCGAAAGTATAGCTATACTTTCGCTCTTCTGGGATAGAAAATAAGGAAGTCGACAGGTTCGCTTAATTTATTGTCCACAGTTTTATTGTAAGTCTGGTAGCTTCCGGGATGAGTGTTTAAGTACCCTTTGTTTTTTGTCTCTGGAAGATGCCAAGGAAAAGATTGAGCAATGGCGGGAGGAATATAATCACTTCCGGCCTGATAGTTCGTTAGCAGAGTTAACCCGGATCAGGTAGCAACACAATGCCAATTACGCCCGATTTCTCCATTTTTTAGCTCTATCCTGATTTTGGGAGGGAGAGTGTTACAGGAAGTGTGGAAAATGAAAAATAGTTAAATTCATTATCCAAACCAACACTACCTATGCAAGCTGACAAACCAATCCTTACCAAAGAATTTCTCTCCCAGTTTAAGGGTGAACAGGATCTGACTCAATTCTTCACTGATTTATACAAGCAGGCTTTGAATCAGATGCTGGAAGGTGAACTCGATGAACATCTGGGCTATGGCCGTTATGCACGCAAGCCTGTGGCTGATGGCAACTACCGTAATGGCAAGACAGAGAAACAACTCAAGACTACCTATGGCAAATTAGACTTGCAGGTACCTCGAGACCGGGAAGGTAGTTTTGAGCCACAGCTTGTAAAAAAGCGCCAGACAGCTTTAACCAAAGTAGAAGATACGGTACTTTCCTTGTATAGTAAGGGAATGAGTACACGCGATATTGAACAACAGATCAAAGAATTATATGGGGTAGAATTACTTGAAGGGACTGTCTCCCGAATTACTTCCCGCATTGTCAATCTAGTCACCGAATGGCAACAACGCCCTTTACAGCCGGTATATTTAATGCGGACCTAAACAGGGTTTATCGCTGGGTCCGTGGCTAGATGCTTTACGTTTTCATGTCCGGCAGGAACACAAAGTGATCTGTAAGTCCTGTTATTTAGCCATTGGCCTGAATGCGGAAGGCAAAAGGAAGCAGCCTCAGTGGCTATCGGCCACTGAGGCTGCTTCCTTTTGGCTGCAAGTACTGACTGACTTGAAAGGGCGAGGGGTAAGAGATATTATCTTAGCCGCTACCGATAATTTAGTTGGGTTGCCTGAGGCAGTGGAAGCTACTTTCTCTCACAGCCTGGTACAGGTATGTCTCTGTCACCAGATCCGTAATTCCTTAGCCTATGTAGCATTTGATGAGCGTAAGGAATTTGCTCAGGACCTATATCCTATCTACCAGGCAACTACTAGGGAAGTAGCCGAAACTCACCTGTTGAAATTAGAGGAGAAATGGAATAAAAAGTATCCACAGGTAGTTAAAAGTTGGTTTACCAATTGGAACAGGCTCAGTGTGTACTTTGACTTCCCACAGGAAATCCGCCGCTTGCTCTACACTACTAACATCATCGAGAGCTTAAACAGTATGATTCGCAAATACACCCGTAATAAGCTGGTCTTTCCTGATGATCAAGCTGTGCTGAAAACGGTGTATTTAGCTTTGGAACAGTCTCTCTCCTAAAATTCTTTTAAAAAACTAACAGCTTTGGAAGTTGAATTTCAAATACTGTTCCCTGTTTATTTTGCGGCTGTAAGTAAATTTTGCCTTTCAATTTGTCAACAATAATTTTTGAAATGTACAAGCCAAGTCCTACGCCACTTGTATGAAATGTTCCTCTAAAAAACATAGTAAATAATTTGCCTTGCACTTCTTTGGGGATACCTATACCATTATCGCTGATTTGAATACATATATTCTGGGAATTTACTTCAGAAGCAGCTATATTTATGTTGTGTGAATCAGAGGATTGGTTGCGGTATAATATGGCGTTTTCGATTAAATTATGTAATACTGACCGAAGAAGAAGTTCATCTGTCATCAGAGAAATATTTTTGATCTTTGAAAGATCAAACCTGATATCTGAAAAACCATCCAAATTATTAAAAGAATTAATAACATCTGATACAAATGGTTGTAAAGCTATTTCTTTTGGCCGGATTACGGTTTTTCTAACATCATAAATGCTCAAAATCCGAAGCAGCCGTTTATTGGTTTGTTCTGAATTTTCATTCAGCATTTTTATATACATTAATGCCGTCTCGTCTTTTATATCTAATTGTGCTACTTTACATAAGCCTAAAATACTAGCAATAGGACCTCTAATATCATGGGAGGCTCTATATATGAACATATCTAACTCCTGATTACTCTTTATTAACTCTTCATTCGTTTCTGTCAACTCTCTGGTTCTTTGTTTTACCCGGCTCTCTAATTCATTATTTATAGCTTTAAGCTCTTCATTTTGTTCTTCAATTATATAATGAGCCTCTACTAAGCTTGCATTTGTTACCTCAATGCTATTTTTTTGAGCTTCTATTTTCTCATTTTTCTGAATTAACTCTGCGGTCCGTTCTAAGACTAGCCCTTCCAAGATTTTTTTCTGCTTTTCAATGGAATTAATTCTTGCTCTATAATATAGAAAGCTGGCTCCTACAATGGTAGCTACAAATGCTATTCTGAATAACCATGTGTTGTACCAGGCAGGGTGAATGATGATTTTAATAGTGGTTTCATTCTCATTCCAAACCCCATTTTTATCAGCTGCTTTCACCCTGAAAATATACTCTTTTGCATCTAAGTTGGTATAAGTTGCCCTTCTCTGATTTCCTACATAATTCCATTCTTTATCAATACCGTCCATTTTGAACGCATATTGGTTTTTGTCAGCATCTAGGTAACTTAACAAAACAAACTCAAATGAAAAGAAATTATCGTCATGCTTTAGTTCAATAACCTTGGTTTCCCAGATTGGTTTTTCAAGTACCTTCTTTTGATTAAAAAGATTAAAAGCAGTAATATAGACTGGCGGAATGTACTTATTGTCGAGTATATGATCCGGATAGAAACTTATAAAATGATTTAACCCCCCAAAATATAACTCTCCTGTTTTGCTATTATGGTAAGAGCGTTGTACAAATTCATCGTTATACAATCCGTCATCAGCAGCAAAATGTCTGAAATTATTGGTAGCAGCACTGTATCTGGAAAGCATCTTAGTAGTACTTATCCATATATTTCCAGTAGTGTCTATTAATATCCCACAAATATTATTGCTTGGCAGTCCTTTTTTATCAGTAAATGTTTCGAAAGTCTTAGTTTTTGGATCGAATTTATTAAGACCTCCATCAAAAGTACCAATCCAGATAAAGCCTTCTTTATCTTCTGAAATAGCTGTAATATAGTTGCTTGTTAATCCATTTCCCTCCTTAAGCGTCCGCTTATAGTTAGTAAACTGTTGAGTGGAGGGATCAAACTTAGCTATGCCTGAATCCTTTGTACCAATCCACAAATTGCCAGCTTTATCTTCGTAAATGACTTTAATGGTATTACTGCTGATAGATCTAGCATTGGTTGGGTCATGCTGATAGCTGGTAAACTGATTTGCTTCTGGATTATACTTACATAATCCACCATCATACGTTCCTATCCATATATTACCTATCCTGTCTTTTAGCAAGGCTTCTATTGAATTGCTGCTCAGCATGGCAGGATTATTGGCAAACAGATCTGTTTGATAAACCAAGAGCTTTTTTGTGCGCTGTGTATATCTGTATAAACCATTATCAGAAGTACCTATCCACATATCTCCGGCATTATCCTCGCAAATTGCCGTTACAATGTCTTGATTTAAGCTGCCAAAATCAGCAAGTTTGCTTTTAAATAATGTAAATTTTTCGCATTGTTTGTCATAGAGATACAGGCCATCACCGAACGTACCAATCCAGAGCGTTTTGTTAGAATCTTCATATAACGATATAACTGAACCTGCTATAAATTTTTGGGTACTGCCAGCATCATTTGCATAGGTTGTAAAGGCAAGATTCTGCGTCTCAAATTTATTTACCCCTCCACTTTGGGTACCTATCCACAAATTTTTCTCCTGATCCAGATAAAGCGTATTGATTGTATTATCGCTGATTGAGAGGAACTTAAAGGGATCATGCGTATAGGAAGTAAATTCCTCTTTTTTCGGGTCAAACCGATTTAAACCACCTCCTTTTGTACCAATCCAAAGTATCCCTAATGCGTCCTGTTGAATAGCCTGTACATAATTATTGCTTAATGATTTACTATTTTCGGGCTGATGTCGATAGATTTTATACTGTTTTGTACGCTTATTTAATTTGTATAAACCGCTTCCATTGGTTCCAATCCATAAGCTTCCTGAATTGTCTCCAAAGATTGAATAGATATCGAGCCCTTTTGCATCGTTACTGCTGTAGAAGTA from Rhodocytophaga rosea carries:
- a CDS encoding sensor histidine kinase, with protein sequence MMPYWAKSQGHDIKFKHILQEQGLSHKNVLCILQDSKGYIWFGTKEGLNVYDGYSIKVYLHDSLNTESLSSNHIQALFEDRDGYIWIGTYDGGLNRFDRRTGKFKIYSYRESATNGLSSNNVCTILQDKTGNIWIGTFGGGLCKLNPTNNTFKAYQTQPDNPQGLSANSVFSIYEDNAGILWLGTFGGGLCQFDPKKELFSTYFYSSNDAKGLDIYSIFGDNSGSLWIGTNGSGLYKLNKRTKQYKIYRHQPENSKSLSNNYVQAIQQDALGILWIGTKGGGLNRFDPKKEEFTSYTHDPFKFLSISDNTINTLYLDQEKNLWIGTQSGGVNKFETQNLAFTTYANDAGSTQKFIAGSVISLYEDSNKTLWIGTFGDGLYLYDKQCEKFTLFKSKLADFGSLNQDIVTAICEDNAGDMWIGTSDNGLYRYTQRTKKLLVYQTDLFANNPAMLSSNSIEALLKDRIGNIWIGTYDGGLCKYNPEANQFTSYQHDPTNARSISSNTIKVIYEDKAGNLWIGTKDSGIAKFDPSTQQFTNYKRTLKEGNGLTSNYITAISEDKEGFIWIGTFDGGLNKFDPKTKTFETFTDKKGLPSNNICGILIDTTGNIWISTTKMLSRYSAATNNFRHFAADDGLYNDEFVQRSYHNSKTGELYFGGLNHFISFYPDHILDNKYIPPVYITAFNLFNQKKVLEKPIWETKVIELKHDDNFFSFEFVLLSYLDADKNQYAFKMDGIDKEWNYVGNQRRATYTNLDAKEYIFRVKAADKNGVWNENETTIKIIIHPAWYNTWLFRIAFVATIVGASFLYYRARINSIEKQKKILEGLVLERTAELIQKNEKIEAQKNSIEVTNASLVEAHYIIEEQNEELKAINNELESRVKQRTRELTETNEELIKSNQELDMFIYRASHDIRGPIASILGLCKVAQLDIKDETALMYIKMLNENSEQTNKRLLRILSIYDVRKTVIRPKEIALQPFVSDVINSFNNLDGFSDIRFDLSKIKNISLMTDELLLRSVLHNLIENAILYRNQSSDSHNINIAASEVNSQNICIQISDNGIGIPKEVQGKLFTMFFRGTFHTSGVGLGLYISKIIVDKLKGKIYLQPQNKQGTVFEIQLPKLLVF